The Candidatus Acidulodesulfobacterium acidiphilum DNA window TCTTTATAATCGCCAAAAGTAGTAGCACAGTGAAAAAGCGGAAATAAACCTAGTTCGTATGCCCTGTGCCAGTTTCTTACGGCGACGGCGGCAAGCCCGACAGGATTAGATGTTCCCGACCCGTGATAATTCCAAGCGGTGCATGACGTCTGGTTTCTTTCATCTACGTATTCGATGCCCATCTGATTCATAAACCACAACAGAGACACGGGATATCCCGGAATATTGCCGCACTGTCCGCATGATTTGTGATGCCATAATTTATTTGTGGGGATTTTTTTCTTCCAGCCTAATAGAGTTTCGGCTTCTATAGGTTTATTTTCTTCTTTTATGTGTATTACCTTAACCTCGCCTTTTGCTTCAAGTTCAAGAAGTCTTTCATGTATATCTTCAAGTTTTCTTCCTGCGGTGTGAATATAATTAGATTTTACGTTTGCAAGACCGAGCCTGTTGCTAATTTCTACAGCCATATCGATGTCTCCTTATTTCTGGATTCCCGTCTGCGCGGGAATGACTAAACTTTAATTTAAATATTTACCTTATTTTATAATTCCGGTCTTTTCTTTATTATTCCCCCATGCTTATTTTATCATTCCTACGCAGGCGGGAATCCAGACTATATATAAATTAAACTAATTATCGCTTCCCGTTAAGAACTTCTGACGTCGTCCACTATATCCTGAATTATTTCGTAAAGCGAAGGATCGACGGATTCTATTATTTTAAAAACTCCGGCTTCGTCGAATATATCGTATAATTCTTTCATAGTTTCCGGAGCGACGTCCCATGCCAAATTAGTAACTTGAAGGGTAGGCATAGGAATAGCTTTTCTTTTTATTGCAAGATCCGTCGAAGCATATCCTATATGCGGACCCCAGTCCGGAAAAAAATCCGGCTGTATCATATCAGGAGAAAGCTGATTGCCGTATGCGGTAAGTTTTAAAAGAACGCGCGAATAAGGTTTTAAAACTTTTTTCGCCGATTCGAAGCCTCTTCGTACGGCAATTTCCCTTAATATAGCTATAACGCCTCCTGGGCTGTTTAAAAACGGACAAATCATCGCGCATGTAAAACACTGAAAACAAGCCCATACATATTCGTCCATCATTGTCCAGATAAGTTCAGGGTCTTTTGACTTCATTTTTTGCAGGACTATACGCGGAGAAAAATCGAAAAATCTGTGGGGCGGGCATCCGCCGGTGCAGACGCCGCAGTTTAAACATCCTCTAACATACTCTTCATACCGGAAATCTTTTCTTGCTTCTTCGAAAATTTCTTTTTTTAATTCGGC harbors:
- a CDS encoding heterodisulfide reductase subunit C codes for the protein AELKKEIFEEARKDFRYEEYVRGCLNCGVCTGGCPPHRFFDFSPRIVLQKMKSKDPELIWTMMDEYVWACFQCFTCAMICPFLNSPGGVIAILREIAVRRGFESAKKVLKPYSRVLLKLTAYGNQLSPDMIQPDFFPDWGPHIGYASTDLAIKRKAIPMPTLQVTNLAWDVAPETMKELYDIFDEAGVFKIIESVDPSLYEIIQDIVDDVRSS